The genomic window gtgattaacaacaaaaaaatggccgaccgtttgtttacaaatgtctaatgaaattaaacaggttttaatgagacatatgtatcagattttgtctttaactatattttatttacatgtaccgatgattttgccaaactaaatatgatagagccatatatagtttactgacaagttagtcttgacttgtccaattttcaccgcgattctaagcacggtcatattcttattcaaaatatagaggtgtgaaaatattatgttcatcacagagcaggttctgcatgaacacacagaaatcacaaatataattagatgccgATCAATTAACGGGGTCCGGTTAACAGCGTTCTCCCCTACGGTGAATTTACAACTACGAtgaattgatggcaattattttacagttacacatatgcactgattggtcatgcgatgaacagtacgttaagaatacttatgaaattaaaatacaaacgcgttaaacaagccgggaagtaagacgtacacgtcggactgatatataaacaaaatataattttaattatttggtatatatactttctacatcaaatgtatacgaatgtataatcaaattttaaaaatgggatCAAAATCACGTGCACCACATGGAGAGTGctggattttaaactgattttgtaatataacgtataacttcagtaaaattataaataatgcttattatatcttataacagaaacatgtgcatgtttcataaacatgtatcaatatctgtgtttaCAGTGCAGAAAGTTAATACAAAGTATAGAAATGCATAGGGAGTTGCGGCCCTTGTTGGGAAGTGGTCGTGTTTGCAGAGCTCCgcttaaaatatgtaattttttatcgAAAAGTGTGTGATTGATGATGAGAATGAACTAGTTTCAAGGAATATATGAAAGAAACATTCGTCGTGCTGAAGATTAAGCTAAATGTGAGGTAATCCTATTTATTTCAGTGTTTTCAGTGTTTTCTATGTGTCTTGTTTACTCGGTGAGAACAGTTCACACTTCTATGCTACTTATAGACAATAAGGTCCGAAATCACAATTATTCCTCCTGTATATTAGTAGCAAACTTTAATGTGTGATCGCTTGTACTTTTCTGTATTATGTGTGATTCCAACAACAAAAGGGCATTGAGAGACCTATCCATATCATTCATTGAGGATCCTCGCACCCCCAAAAAATCAAGAGAACACGACAGCACACCTACAGAGATTGAAGTATCTGTCAAATCTCCCCCTGAACCAATAATGCAGTCTACACCTAATGCAACTGCTGAGCAAGGCACACAACCAACTGCAGATCCCAATCAGCAGGGTTTCCATCATCAATATGTGTTCAGCTCCCCCATCACTATATCAGCCGAGGATATTCAGAAAATAGCAGAGGCTGTGAGAGTGGTCGTAAGAGAGTCTCTCCGAGAGGAGATGTCGCAAATGATAGCTGAAAAGGTCAAACCATTGTGTATCCAGGTTGATAAACTACGTGATGAAAACAAGCAACTCAAAATGCAGTTGGATGAACTAGAACAATACGGGAGAAGACCTCTGATCCGAATCTCGGGCATTCCTGAATCCTCAGCTGAAGACACGAAAGCCAAAATTATCGATGTCACAACCAAGGCCGGGATCGAACTCTCTCCGGACGACATTATAAATTCCCACCGAGCTGGAAAACCGCGAAACGGGCCCCGACAGATTATTGCGAGACTGAAATCTGTTGACCCGAAATTCGGAATCCTAAAGGATCAGAAAAAACTGCGTTCCCATATCGACACGAAGAACGTCAGGTTCAACGAAGACCTAACCAAATTCCGAGACAGACTGATGTATTTATGCAGACAACTGTGTCGTCGCGGTCGACTAAGTAAGGTGTGGTCATCGACCGGTAAAACATCGGTCAAAGACATCAATGGCAAAGTATATCACATTCGCGAGGAATCCGAGCTGGTTCAATTCGGCCACGACATTCGGGACGATATCTGATGGACTACAGTGACTTCCCGTACTATCTTCTCCACTCCTTTTGTGAAAGTGAACTCGGtgttattttcttataaaactACCTCTTAATAAAGTAAAGATACCACACCTGTTTAAACATACAATGTACCATTCCAttgatgttaaaatatatatgtcactataattcagtaaaataaaacataagcaattttatataaatctaaCTATTATCCATTATAACTTCTCTCTTCATCTTCACACAAATTAACTCTTTCCATGCAACTTCTATGTCTGCatacattttgtacatatattttgttatttttcatttaccaaTTACGGTTTTGTACTTCTCCAAAGGAGAGTGTTCCCAACGTAGTTGTTTCGTTTCCACTTCCttgtttttttgtattctatgtTTACCTTCACATGTGTacgatttatttttgttttgttgtatttttttctgagaCTTTACTTGAACAATATGTTACCAATTGTCATAGTACATGCTCTgtaatttcaatgtttaatttcTTAACGCAAATTTTCTATCCGGCACTATTTTTCTATTTGGCACTATTTATCTATATGGCATTATTATTTTCTACCGATTGCAGCCACTTATGTTACCCGGTATTTTTCAAATCCAAACATTTTGACAATGGCTAACTCCATCGAGCAATACCGTGCTGCAATCGGCTCTATCTATTTTTCATGCAGATGTTTGTCAAAGACCGCCACTTTTCTTTTTAAGTTTTCGGAAATGTATTCAATATTCAAATCATGTGTCATCACCATCCAAAATGCTGCAATACGTATTAGGGATAACgcagttttaatcaatttttacctacaatttttcatatttattctgATGATATCCGGCGATATTGAGGTCAACCCTGGACCAATGACTGACAATGTCCTTGACATAATTCACCTAAATATTAGAAGTATCAGACACAAAATTGCTCATCTTAATACTTTGGTTCATGATTTCGACATTTTATGCTTTACCGAAACTCATCTCGACGACACTGTGTCGAACGATAGTCTTTCACTTGACGGTTTTGATTCTATATATAGAAAAGACAGAAACTGTTACGGAGGTGGGGTCAtgatatatgttttaaacatcattCAAGTACATAGACGCTCAGAATACGAACCAGTAGGGATAGAATGTTTGTGGATAGAAATCGTAAACCATACCTGTAACTTTTTCCTCTGTTGCATATATCGTCCTCCTCACGCTGACAATAGATTTTGGACAAATTTTTTATGGTCTTTAGATAAAGTTGGGGAAATATCCGACAAAATAGTCATAGTTGGAgatttaaatgttgattttctAAATATTCCACAGTCACATCCAATTGTCGATGTTATGTCCAACTATAGTTTAATTAACAACATCCACGAACCTACACGAATTTCCAGCACGACACGCACACTTATAGACCCTATTCTCACAACAATAGATACTCAAATAGGCGAAGCAAGGACTATTGAAATTGACTCTACTCTTAGCGACCATAAAGCTACACATATCTCGCTTGTTCTGAAGTATAATTTAAAGCGGGCGTACAAACGTAAAATTTGGGATTATAAAAGTGCTGACTTTGATAGGTTAAATCTTTTGATTAAGAATAGTAACTGGTCAACTCTTATATCTGAAGCCAGTAACGTCTCTGTCGCTGCTGAAAATTGTACTATTCATTTCCTCAAATGCGTACGTGAGTGCATTCCAGAGAAAACTATTACTGTTCGACCTAAGGATAAGCCATGGTTTGATTCTACTCTACGTAAAACAATTAAGATTAGAGATCGTCTACGTAACATTGCAATGAAAACTAACAAAATATGTGATTGGTCAAAGTATAAAAAAGTTCGAAATCAAGTAAACAACATGAAAAAGCAAGCATTTTCTAACTACTACGACAACATTGAAACTTTTATTGATGACTCTAGTAAAAGCAATAACAAATTATACTGGAAACTTCTTAAAGACGTTTTCCAAACAAAAACAACCAGTGAAATTCCACCATTACAATACacagatgataaaaatattgttaaaacagcGTTTTCTGATGTTGATAAGACAGAAGtgcttaacaaatatttttcatctatttcgaaTATTCTGACTACCGGTAAGGTTTTACCAGAATAGTACTTACAATGTGATGAAACTTTAGacaacatttttattgaagagTTTGAAGTGACTGACAATATATCTGTTTTGCCAGTCAACAAAGCTATTGGACCTGATAGTATTAGTCACAAAGTGTTAAAATCAACTATGTTTACAATATGCAAGCCTTTatgtttactttttaataagTCTCTTTTAGAACGATCATTTCCTAATAGTTGGAAAATGGCCCATGTTCTACCTCTTTTTAAAAAGGAGGACCCATCACTCGCATGTAATTATAGACCTGTTTCTTTACTAAGCTGTGTAAGTAAAATAATGGagagaattgttttcaaacatgtttataattatttccATAGTAACAATCTATTTTATAAATACCAAGCCGGTTTTTTACCCGGTCATTCAACAGTGTAGCAGTTAATTGAGACATATCATAGCATTGTTAAGAATATTGATGAGGGTAAATCATGTTGCATTGTTTTTTTGTGATCTATCAAAAGCCTTTGACAGAGTTTGGCATGAAGGGcttctttttaaattacaaacttACGGTATTTGTGGCAATCTTTTTCAATGGTTTAGCAGCTATTTGTGTAACAGATCTCAAAAAGTGATGTATAAAGATTTATTATCATCCAGCTTAAGTGTTAATGCTGGAGTGCCACAAGGATCTGTACTTGGGCcccttttgtttttaatttatgtcaATGATGTTGCACAAAATATGTTGTCCTTTTGTAGATTATACGCAGATGATAATTCAATCCAGTATGCGGATAAAAACTTAAGAAATGTCGAAAATGTGTTAAATCATGACCTTAGAATATTAGAAAAATGGTCCAATGATTGGTTACTTAAATTTAATCCTAATAAAACCAAAGTTGTATTATTTAGCAAATCAAAACGTAATGTAACCCCAGAACTGTTTTTTCAAGATGGTCAGTTAGATATTGTTTCTTGTCATAAACATCTAGGCCTAACGCTCTCTGATGATTTGAAGTGGTCTGTGTACATCAATGATATAGTGAACATCGCTTGTAAAAAATTAGGACTACTTAAGAAACTTAAATTTACTTTAGGCAGAGACaaactatcaaaattatatattacttTTGTAAGGCCAATATTAGAATATGCTTCTGTTGTATGGGACGGTTGTTCTTCCGCAGAAATTGAAAAGTTAGAGAAAGTACAACTACACGCTGCAAGAATTGTCACGGGACTTCCAATTTTGGCCTCAAGGGAATCATTGTATTTCGAAACGGGTTGGGACTCTCTATCTAAAAGGAGAGAAATAGCTAAACTGACgattatgtacaaaattcatTACAATCTTGTACCACAATATCTTAGTGATATTGCTAACATTTTTAGGAAAGATAAATCTCGCTACAATACTCGTTATGAAGACAATTATATACCTCCTAGAGTTAAGTatgatacatataaaaaatcatttattccaGATGCTATAGGCAAATGGAACTCACTAAATTCggatattaaaaaatcaacatccATCCGCCAGTTTCAAAGAAGCATCTCTAATAATAGCAGTGATTCAAAAgttccaaaatattttcttcatggCAAAAGAGTAGCTAACATCATTCATACAAAATTAAGACACAATTGTTTACTAAATTATGATTTACACAGAAGAAATATTGTTGATTCTCCAAATTGCATATGTGGAAAGAAAGAagatgtatatcattttttatttgtttgcaaacTATTTTCTAATGCAAGGAATACCTTATTTAATGAACTAttccaaatacaaaatttaggATTAATAGATTCGCATACTTTACTATGGGGTAATGACAACCTAGATTATAAAACTAATGTTAGAATTTTCACAGCTGTGCAGAACTTTATAATCAATTCTCGCAGATTTACATAAGTATACTATTTTGttctttaccattttttttcactatatgtgtatatacctgtaccatgttttatgacaattgcaaattacttgtaattgggtgagaacctagtaagttgcaagaacttgtgttcgaaccctttgtatattatatatacaataaaatatgttcaaaccagaaatgcacgaatcacataggcgtcgaaccgggggggtggggggggtgggggggggagggggggggggcttagtgcaaagttagacttaaccaataggcatatacccccccccccactttttctcgccggaaatgtaattgttcctaaatttaccttgaaagattgagaagttggagtaaaaggtatactagcccccccccccccccccccccccccccccgacacggattaggaatttcatgattttgggagaGAAAAATTGGGGTAGGGAAATTTATTTTCGGAAGTATATAGTATaagtataccccccccccccccctcccacggattaggattttcgtgattttgggaattagggtttttcctcaatatttctgaggattagtctagccccctccccccacccactttcaatttgcttccaacgccagtgaatcatgatacagtcatacatgtagtaaagtctgaaatgcatgtaattaattaaacaattattatattagactcaaactccaagtgcgttttacttgttattatcaactgtagaatttttaaaaaaaaaattcctgtgtacatgtgttggcgtggtattaaaaaaagaaatgaattagctctaaacttcaggttgtacgaatatttggtacgatttgtaaaatttgtaacgactttaccttaatttgtttgcttaattagttactgtacctcaaggttcattcaaatgataactaaatgatttaagaaggagtcttacaaaataggtatattaatttattttactaaataattataatttacttatcagttttactaactcaggtacacacaaattgaaaaaaaattcccgccgggctccagttataaactcacgctttgtactgtgtatatgttatgtaacagtcttttgttcactcctgacagaaaaaaccctgcaatccacacagaatatacaggaaaatcacagaggaggtcacctggataaagaatgtatacacatgtatacacgtgcccgagtacctaagattaatgatttcatcatatgcattaaacaagatcagacatcagtttttcttttcaaattcaattaattacttagtaaggttcttaatcgccctatttgccacatttgaagatagttacatgtatactacatatagtttcagtcacgctgaaaccttaccatacattttagtatgtacggattcattatcattaggctagaattaaacttaaacctgttgaaaataaatgatatcactattaaactcaaatcaatttaagtaatagtttcagcaatacgtaaaccatttggaatcttaacttaaagtttcagcatactgaaacctagcggaaatgttctgaaactgattgatatttccataataatttacccAACTATTCAcacgattcaaatttagtt from Magallana gigas chromosome 9, xbMagGiga1.1, whole genome shotgun sequence includes these protein-coding regions:
- the LOC136271388 gene encoding uncharacterized protein; this translates as MCDSNNKRALRDLSISFIEDPRTPKKSREHDSTPTEIEVSVKSPPEPIMQSTPNATAEQGTQPTADPNQQGFHHQYVFSSPITISAEDIQKIAEAVRVVVRESLREEMSQMIAEKVKPLCIQVDKLRDENKQLKMQLDELEQYGRRPLIRISGIPESSAEDTKAKIIDVTTKAGIELSPDDIINSHRAGKPRNGPRQIIARLKSVDPKFGILKDQKKLRSHIDTKNVRFNEDLTKFRDRLMYLCRQLCRRGRLSKVWSSTGKTSVKDINGKVYHIREESELVQFGHDIRDDI